The proteins below are encoded in one region of Aphanothece sacrum FPU1:
- a CDS encoding DUF6679 family protein, which translates to MLHRKIYQLCTEGREICLFLRDQQRWIEAATIVSLEGDLVTIRYETEEDDEISSWEEMVRLESIGAVSQKLASVSRFNTDIAVSDDCPEAEQIYPHSPDSNQD; encoded by the coding sequence ATGTTACACCGCAAGATTTATCAACTCTGTACAGAGGGTCGAGAAATATGTCTTTTCTTGCGAGATCAGCAGCGTTGGATCGAGGCGGCGACCATCGTTTCCCTAGAAGGAGATTTAGTGACTATTCGTTACGAAACGGAAGAAGATGACGAAATTAGTTCCTGGGAAGAAATGGTACGACTCGAAAGTATCGGTGCTGTAAGTCAAAAACTAGCCTCTGTGTCCAGGTTTAACACAGATATTGCCGTTTCTGATGATTGTCCCGAAGCAGAACAAATTTACCCTCATTCTCCTGACTCTAATCAGGATTAA
- the wecB gene encoding non-hydrolyzing UDP-N-acetylglucosamine 2-epimerase: MTPSPHKICITLGTRPEAIKLAPVIQKFRSCQEFQTHVILTGQHKEMVEQVMDLFGLKADRDLKIMQPRQTLTEITYRSLQGLEEIFQDIQPKLVIVQGDTTTAFAATLAAFYQKIPIGHVEAGLRTDNIYNPYPEEANRRLISQLTQLHFAPTQLALENLHRSGVTGEVHLTGNTVIDALLSVAKKQPVCDVPGLDWSQYRVLLATVHRRENWGEPLQDILAGFSLILDKFPDTALLLPMHRNPTVREPIQTILGEHTRVFLTEPLDYAQLVGAIQRSYLLLTDSGGLQEEAPSLGKPVLVLRETTERPEAIAAGTAKLVGTNVESIVSATSELLSDKIAYEQMANAINPFGDGKASERILEIVQRYLGRDNS; the protein is encoded by the coding sequence ATGACCCCATCCCCCCACAAGATTTGTATTACCCTAGGAACCCGTCCCGAAGCCATTAAACTCGCTCCTGTGATTCAAAAATTTCGCTCTTGTCAGGAGTTCCAAACTCATGTGATCTTGACGGGACAACACAAGGAAATGGTAGAACAGGTGATGGATCTTTTTGGGTTAAAGGCAGATCGGGATCTCAAAATTATGCAGCCCCGTCAAACCCTTACAGAAATTACTTATCGTAGTTTACAAGGGTTAGAGGAGATTTTTCAAGATATACAACCCAAATTGGTGATAGTACAAGGCGATACTACTACCGCTTTTGCGGCCACATTAGCAGCATTTTATCAAAAAATTCCCATTGGCCATGTAGAAGCAGGGTTACGGACGGATAATATTTACAACCCCTATCCAGAAGAAGCGAACCGTCGTTTGATCTCTCAACTGACTCAACTCCATTTTGCCCCAACTCAACTAGCGTTAGAAAATTTACATCGTTCTGGGGTGACAGGGGAAGTCCATCTGACAGGAAATACTGTCATAGATGCTTTATTAAGCGTTGCTAAAAAACAGCCCGTTTGTGATGTTCCTGGATTAGACTGGAGTCAATACCGGGTACTTTTGGCAACAGTTCACCGACGAGAAAACTGGGGAGAACCTCTACAAGATATTCTCGCAGGTTTTAGTTTAATTTTAGACAAATTTCCCGATACTGCCTTATTATTGCCCATGCACCGTAACCCGACTGTGCGAGAACCTATACAAACTATCTTAGGAGAACATACTCGCGTATTCTTGACAGAACCGTTAGATTATGCTCAATTAGTCGGTGCTATTCAACGTTCTTATCTATTATTAACTGATTCGGGTGGACTTCAGGAGGAGGCCCCCAGTTTAGGTAAACCTGTTTTAGTTTTGCGGGAGACTACAGAACGTCCTGAAGCGATCGCGGCTGGAACTGCTAAATTAGTAGGAACCAATGTGGAGTCTATTGTCAGTGCTACGAGTGAGTTATTGAGTGATAAAATCGCTTATGAGCAGATGGCTAATGCAATCAACCCTTTTGGGGATGGGAAGGCTAGTGAGCGCATTTTAGAGATTGTACAGCGTTATTTAGGTAGGGATAATTCATGA
- a CDS encoding DUF29 domain-containing protein, whose amino-acid sequence MSSIDETTQTHEIIKMTNLYETDFVEWTIQQAQALNDHNIKALDWDNLKEEIEDLGKEQLHAVSSWLKRLIEHKLKLDYSPESYPRNHWKTEINNFQDEIERRLTKTLLNKIDIDKEYERAKRLVLSEYKLNLRDQCPYSFEDLMTRLT is encoded by the coding sequence ATGAGTTCTATTGATGAGACAACACAAACCCATGAGATAATTAAAATGACTAATCTCTATGAAACTGACTTTGTGGAGTGGACTATTCAACAAGCTCAAGCTTTAAATGATCATAATATAAAAGCCCTTGATTGGGATAATTTAAAAGAGGAGATAGAAGACTTAGGAAAAGAACAACTCCATGCTGTCAGTAGTTGGTTAAAAAGATTAATTGAACACAAACTCAAACTAGACTATTCTCCTGAGAGTTATCCTCGAAATCACTGGAAAACTGAAATTAATAACTTTCAAGATGAAATTGAAAGAAGATTAACAAAAACTCTCTTAAATAAGATAGATATAGACAAAGAATACGAGAGAGCAAAAAGATTAGTTTTAAGTGAATATAAGTTAAACCTTCGGGATCAATGTCCTTATAGTTTTGAAGATTTAATGACAAGATTGACTTAA
- the cysS gene encoding cysteine--tRNA ligase produces MTLTVYNTLTRKKEPFITIETGKVRMYCCGITVYDYCHLGHARTCIVWDVVRRYLQWRGYEVKYIQNFTDIDDKILNRARKEETTMEAISERFIEAYFEDMERLKVKRADAYPRATHSLDGIKRLVAELEEKGYAYGSDGDVYYSVRRFKDYGKLSGRKLEDLQAGASGRVDLADTEPIKKKDPFDFAVWKGAKPGEPAWESPWGKGRPGWHIECSAMVRERLGETIDLHVGGSDLIFPHHENEIAQSEAATGQPLARYWLHNGMVKVGGEKMSKSLGNFTTIRDLLAKIDPMAVRLFILQAHYRKPVDFTDEALEAATNGWHTIKEGLLFGYEYGAKLGFTVCSSSETLTQRFQEAVDDDFNFAEGLAVLFEIAKELRKEGNILVHQGQTETAPKILEEQWVTLVDLCQVLGLKTDSNEVKEEVSNGLSDEDIEGLIEQRKMARKNKNYAEGDRLRDELKEQGIILVDQPGGVTTWHRG; encoded by the coding sequence ATGACACTAACTGTATATAACACCTTAACCCGTAAAAAAGAACCCTTTATCACCATTGAAACTGGCAAAGTGAGGATGTATTGTTGTGGTATTACGGTGTATGATTATTGTCATTTAGGACACGCACGGACTTGTATTGTCTGGGATGTGGTGCGTCGTTATTTACAATGGCGAGGCTATGAAGTTAAATATATTCAAAATTTCACCGATATTGACGATAAAATCTTAAATAGAGCCAGAAAAGAAGAAACTACTATGGAAGCCATCTCAGAACGGTTTATTGAGGCGTATTTTGAGGATATGGAACGTCTTAAAGTAAAACGGGCTGATGCTTATCCCCGTGCGACTCATAGTTTAGACGGAATTAAACGGTTAGTAGCCGAATTAGAGGAAAAAGGCTATGCTTATGGGTCTGATGGCGATGTTTACTATAGCGTGCGTCGTTTTAAAGACTATGGTAAACTATCAGGGCGAAAATTAGAGGATTTGCAAGCAGGAGCGAGCGGTAGAGTAGATTTAGCTGATACAGAGCCAATTAAGAAGAAAGATCCCTTTGATTTTGCCGTTTGGAAAGGGGCTAAACCTGGAGAACCTGCTTGGGAGTCCCCCTGGGGAAAAGGGCGGCCAGGATGGCATATTGAATGTTCTGCTATGGTACGAGAACGGTTAGGAGAAACTATTGATCTTCATGTGGGGGGGAGTGACCTAATTTTTCCCCATCATGAGAATGAAATTGCTCAGTCAGAAGCCGCTACTGGTCAACCTTTAGCCCGTTATTGGTTACATAATGGAATGGTTAAGGTTGGTGGGGAAAAAATGTCTAAATCTTTAGGAAATTTTACCACAATTCGGGACTTATTAGCTAAAATTGACCCGATGGCGGTACGATTATTTATTTTACAAGCTCATTATCGCAAACCTGTAGACTTTACAGATGAAGCATTAGAAGCGGCAACAAATGGCTGGCATACTATCAAAGAAGGGTTATTATTTGGTTATGAGTATGGTGCAAAATTAGGGTTTACTGTTTGTTCATCTTCCGAGACATTAACGCAAAGATTTCAAGAGGCAGTTGATGATGATTTTAACTTTGCGGAAGGGTTAGCGGTATTATTTGAAATTGCTAAAGAATTACGCAAAGAAGGCAATATTTTAGTTCATCAGGGACAGACAGAAACTGCACCTAAAATATTAGAAGAACAGTGGGTGACATTAGTAGACTTATGTCAAGTTTTAGGGTTAAAAACTGATAGTAATGAAGTCAAAGAAGAAGTAAGTAATGGGTTAAGTGATGAAGATATTGAAGGGTTAATTGAACAACGAAAAATGGCTCGTAAAAATAAAAATTATGCTGAGGGCGATCGCCTTCGGGATGAGTTAAAAGAGCAAGGAATTATTTTAGTTGATCAACCAGGAGGGGTGACAACTTGGCATCGAGGTTAA
- a CDS encoding AAA family ATPase has protein sequence MKIKIKNLGVFKEAEFTLGDLTIICGQNNTGKTYATYALFGFLSTWKSIFSVEINDNKIEELLANGVTHIDIQEYVKQVNQIVAKGCKIYSKEISNIFAAKEILFKDAEFSVTLDNKDIRLNTIIKQTVGSENISLFSISNEEAITELVVTLLVDKKEAKIPREIIKRMINDGIKDIIFKYIFCRPFIASAERTGAAIFRKELNFARNRLLEELGQSDHKFDRVELLFKEYQDYALPIKINVEFTRKLESIVKQNSFITEKYPEVLTDFADIIGGEYTVTRNDELYYVPKGKKVRLSMDESSSAVRSLLDIGFYLRHEAQPNDLLMVDEPELNLHPENQRRMARLFARLVNLGIKVFITTHSDYIVKELNTLIMLNGDKPHLKQIEEKEGYRTEELLSYEKVKVYIAEEVSKKLDGKSRKSKCHTLTEANINPELGIEARSFDITINEMNRIQEEIVWGCE, from the coding sequence ATGAAGATTAAAATAAAAAATCTGGGTGTTTTTAAAGAAGCTGAATTTACCCTTGGTGACTTGACAATTATTTGTGGTCAAAATAATACTGGCAAAACTTATGCTACTTATGCACTTTTTGGCTTTTTATCTACTTGGAAGTCAATATTTTCTGTGGAAATTAACGATAATAAAATAGAAGAACTCTTAGCTAATGGTGTCACTCATATTGATATACAAGAATACGTTAAACAAGTAAATCAGATTGTTGCTAAAGGATGTAAAATTTATAGTAAAGAAATATCAAATATTTTTGCTGCAAAAGAAATACTATTTAAAGATGCAGAATTCTCTGTCACTCTGGACAATAAAGACATTCGTTTAAACACAATAATTAAACAGACAGTTGGTTCTGAAAATATATCTCTTTTTTCCATTTCTAATGAGGAAGCAATTACAGAATTAGTCGTTACTTTACTTGTTGATAAAAAAGAGGCAAAAATTCCTAGAGAGATTATTAAGCGTATGATAAATGATGGAATCAAAGATATTATTTTTAAGTATATTTTTTGCCGTCCTTTTATTGCTAGTGCAGAAAGAACTGGTGCTGCAATTTTTCGTAAAGAATTGAATTTTGCCCGTAATCGCTTGCTTGAAGAACTTGGCCAATCTGATCATAAATTTGATAGAGTTGAGCTTCTATTTAAAGAGTATCAAGATTATGCGCTGCCGATAAAAATCAACGTTGAATTTACTCGCAAACTTGAAAGTATAGTTAAGCAAAATAGTTTTATAACTGAAAAATATCCTGAAGTTTTAACAGATTTTGCAGATATTATCGGGGGTGAATATACAGTTACACGCAACGATGAATTATATTATGTACCGAAAGGGAAAAAAGTCAGACTTTCGATGGATGAGAGTTCTAGTGCTGTGCGTTCTTTACTAGATATTGGGTTTTATTTAAGACATGAAGCGCAACCTAATGATTTATTAATGGTAGATGAACCCGAATTAAATCTACACCCGGAAAATCAGCGACGGATGGCGCGACTTTTTGCTCGTTTAGTGAATCTTGGTATTAAGGTTTTTATTACTACTCACAGTGATTATATTGTCAAAGAATTGAACACTTTAATTATGCTGAATGGTGATAAACCTCACCTTAAACAAATTGAAGAAAAAGAAGGTTATCGGACTGAAGAACTTCTATCTTATGAAAAAGTTAAAGTCTATATTGCAGAAGAAGTATCAAAAAAACTCGATGGGAAAAGTAGAAAAAGTAAGTGTCATACTCTCACAGAAGCAAATATTAACCCAGAATTAGGAATTGAAGCGCGTAGCTTTGATATTACAATTAATGAGATGAACCGCATTCAGGAAGAAATTGTCTGGGGTTGCGAGTAA
- a CDS encoding cytochrome P450, translated as MLKGLKIALQADTGKWFSRCNNCQQTVNNVSDTITVHIDSPVANHPYAHFDVIDVGGGKIALKADTGKYVARCNGCIVNGAYPDFVTVHIDDPSLPYAQFTPERLANGKYALKADTGKYVSRCNGCSPTSAYPDTVTIHVDDPNNAPWAQWTVSYIPFSYLERYDRIPAENVADKVAVVNQGVWTDWTGLFKELRANRPIFITPKFTLVSLFPDVQEVLSRSEVFTVRTFAPKMDPVFGPCMLARDNSEYNWRDKSVLRTMLQLEDLPRVRKMAGEIAKSALDKATPTSKIEVLQDLAKFVPIRLCGDYFGFPGPDLATMYRWSKATQDDMFRNLTNDPKIHEASVQAGNEMRAYLTELLKQKKAQSVNTNAPADVFTRFATTKFASDISFDENKIISHMIILLVGSIEGTGQVITQAIEQLLKRPEVFQKALAAAKANDDTTFDKYVWESIRFNPFSPFLVRFCEADYTLAAGTPRETRIPAKSVVLAGVGSAMFDPGVVKNPDQFSIDRPKYHYMHFGYGSHTCGGEHIAGVVVPEVVKQIMLRPGIRFLPGDEGKVQYQGYIPTRFVVGYDK; from the coding sequence ATGCTCAAAGGTTTAAAAATAGCGTTACAAGCAGACACGGGAAAATGGTTTTCTCGCTGCAATAACTGTCAGCAAACGGTGAATAACGTTTCTGATACCATAACAGTCCATATTGATAGTCCTGTCGCTAATCATCCCTATGCACATTTTGACGTGATTGACGTAGGTGGTGGTAAAATTGCGCTTAAGGCAGACACGGGTAAGTATGTAGCGCGGTGTAACGGTTGTATTGTTAATGGGGCCTATCCCGACTTCGTTACCGTTCATATTGATGATCCTTCTTTACCCTACGCCCAATTTACTCCTGAACGCTTAGCAAATGGTAAATACGCCTTAAAAGCAGATACAGGTAAGTATGTATCGCGTTGTAACGGTTGCTCTCCCACCTCTGCTTATCCCGATACTGTAACCATTCATGTTGACGACCCGAATAATGCACCTTGGGCCCAGTGGACAGTTAGTTATATTCCTTTTTCTTATTTAGAAAGGTATGACAGGATTCCTGCTGAGAATGTAGCGGATAAAGTTGCAGTTGTTAATCAAGGAGTGTGGACAGATTGGACAGGATTATTTAAAGAATTGAGAGCAAATCGCCCCATTTTTATCACACCAAAATTTACATTAGTTAGTTTATTTCCTGACGTGCAAGAAGTTTTATCTCGCTCAGAAGTATTTACGGTGAGAACTTTTGCGCCCAAAATGGACCCAGTTTTTGGACCTTGTATGTTGGCAAGAGATAACTCAGAATATAACTGGCGAGATAAGTCTGTTCTGAGAACCATGTTGCAATTGGAGGATTTACCAAGGGTGAGAAAAATGGCGGGAGAAATTGCTAAATCTGCTTTAGATAAAGCGACTCCCACCTCAAAAATTGAAGTGCTTCAGGACTTAGCTAAATTCGTTCCTATCAGACTTTGTGGCGACTATTTTGGCTTTCCTGGCCCTGATTTAGCCACCATGTATCGTTGGTCAAAAGCAACTCAAGACGATATGTTTAGAAATTTGACCAACGACCCTAAAATTCATGAAGCGTCGGTGCAAGCGGGTAATGAAATGCGTGCTTATCTGACTGAACTTCTCAAACAAAAAAAAGCGCAATCAGTTAATACTAATGCACCTGCCGATGTTTTTACGCGGTTTGCTACTACAAAATTTGCGAGTGATATTTCCTTTGATGAAAACAAAATCATCAGCCATATGATCATTTTGCTAGTTGGTAGCATAGAAGGTACTGGACAGGTAATAACTCAGGCGATCGAACAACTGCTTAAACGTCCTGAAGTTTTCCAAAAAGCCTTAGCCGCAGCTAAAGCTAACGATGACACAACTTTTGATAAGTATGTTTGGGAGTCCATTCGTTTTAATCCTTTTAGTCCCTTTCTGGTGCGTTTTTGTGAAGCTGATTATACTTTAGCGGCGGGAACCCCCAGAGAAACCCGTATACCTGCTAAAAGCGTCGTTTTAGCGGGTGTTGGTTCAGCTATGTTTGATCCTGGTGTAGTGAAAAATCCTGATCAGTTTTCTATCGACCGACCTAAGTATCACTATATGCACTTTGGTTATGGTAGTCATACCTGTGGTGGTGAACATATTGCCGGGGTTGTTGTTCCTGAAGTGGTCAAACAAATCATGCTACGGCCAGGCATAAGATTTCTACCTGGGGATGAAGGCAAAGTTCAATATCAAGGTTATATACCCACCCGTTTTGTGGTTGGTTACGACAAGTAA
- a CDS encoding DUF6841 family protein: protein MPDQVEQVRKTIEEYNEAFAKLKPSILFPFYHYPSILITQETAVSINNKLKLWIVFTKIVGDLKKQNYGKSQTSPLNIKLLSDNLAVVSAVATRYTKDNQLLTSFGFTYTMRKVEDRWKIIVGTIHDVDAVSS from the coding sequence ATGCCAGATCAAGTAGAGCAAGTAAGAAAAACAATTGAAGAATATAATGAGGCATTTGCTAAGCTTAAACCTAGTATATTGTTTCCTTTTTATCATTATCCATCAATCCTCATTACCCAGGAAACAGCCGTAAGCATTAACAATAAATTAAAGCTGTGGATTGTTTTTACCAAGATTGTAGGTGATTTGAAGAAACAGAACTATGGCAAAAGTCAAACGAGTCCTCTAAACATCAAATTACTTAGTGATAATTTAGCAGTTGTTAGTGCTGTGGCTACTCGTTACACAAAAGATAATCAACTGCTAACCAGCTTTGGTTTTACTTACACAATGCGTAAAGTAGAGGATCGTTGGAAAATCATTGTTGGAACTATTCATGATGTAGATGCTGTTTCTTCCTGA
- a CDS encoding lipoxygenase family protein has product MSDKINQIVGEFKQVLGIKVADSALGKKKAEKAAKKSIVQLKEQKFNKPLDQLSKVKGKLVFSDSNKPLHNIQLELWDRDIGTPGDYLGTGITDYNGQFTIYYDPASAGFLDLPDLELRLLDNRIHFDKENQPVSTYRIAYIIKGPDNVKQKEYDLGTCTIPYWLYKPDSHFARLFFSELEGTPDDYSVGRTLAGYDAASGLVPIKAKHVITNTLHPDQPSLPEIQAAYPPNLTMKLDQKTPGYSRSDEYFVDRIINGMNPCLLKRNKSNPNLFKTAFIWNDYEKDDDHDLNNVEVFFELKGDKLVATSITVQSRYSDSYAPHSLLKAPVTFTPKDGDKWSQAKRIFRTNSFFAAEMIEHYIKAHLQMEQYTIAAFRNLRKNPVRLILSPHVKSLVNINQRADEVLVSPTIGLVTTNGPLTPASVVQICKESIATYDWKGWKPRQPLCESHTFAKIANLYWQVLTEYLDIFFEDYKDEIVKEWVEIRRLSDDIVEHSVAYEPHIPCGSAPDSDYDWYDYNELDKPDIPRVTINGKVKATRPITNSDQPNETDIQNLKEFCRYVVFVLTFWHSWVNDAQANEGGELYYSSLALRNGSFGSENDPNIAPNILESTNLIYMVNVLTAIKYGYILKNEDDDIPEELRTTLASYKDKFASLNYDIGNIRALINV; this is encoded by the coding sequence ATGTCAGATAAAATTAACCAAATTGTCGGTGAATTTAAGCAAGTTTTAGGCATTAAAGTCGCCGATAGTGCATTAGGTAAAAAGAAAGCTGAAAAGGCAGCTAAAAAAAGTATTGTTCAACTCAAAGAACAGAAATTTAACAAACCCCTTGATCAATTATCAAAAGTCAAGGGAAAGCTGGTTTTTAGTGATAGTAATAAGCCCTTACACAATATTCAATTAGAATTGTGGGATCGGGATATTGGGACTCCTGGAGATTATTTAGGAACAGGTATTACTGATTATAATGGTCAGTTTACTATCTATTATGATCCTGCCAGTGCGGGGTTTCTAGACTTACCAGATTTAGAATTGAGACTGCTAGATAATCGGATTCATTTTGATAAAGAAAATCAACCAGTTTCTACCTATCGTATTGCTTACATTATCAAAGGGCCAGACAATGTAAAGCAAAAAGAATATGATTTAGGCACTTGTACTATTCCTTACTGGTTGTATAAACCTGATAGTCATTTTGCTCGTTTATTTTTCAGTGAATTAGAAGGCACACCGGATGATTATTCCGTTGGTCGTACCCTTGCCGGTTATGATGCAGCTAGTGGTTTAGTGCCAATTAAAGCTAAGCACGTTATCACTAATACACTACATCCTGATCAACCAAGTTTACCAGAAATTCAAGCGGCTTATCCTCCTAATTTGACCATGAAATTGGATCAAAAAACGCCAGGTTATAGCCGTAGTGATGAATACTTTGTTGATCGGATTATTAATGGGATGAACCCCTGTTTATTGAAGCGCAATAAAAGCAATCCTAATCTATTTAAGACTGCATTCATCTGGAATGACTACGAAAAAGATGATGACCACGACCTCAATAATGTGGAAGTCTTTTTTGAGTTAAAAGGAGATAAATTAGTCGCCACTTCGATAACAGTTCAAAGTCGTTATTCTGACTCTTATGCTCCTCATTCTCTCCTAAAAGCTCCCGTTACTTTTACCCCTAAAGATGGGGATAAATGGTCACAAGCAAAACGTATTTTTCGGACTAATAGTTTCTTTGCAGCAGAAATGATTGAGCATTATATTAAGGCTCATTTACAGATGGAACAATATACCATTGCTGCTTTCCGCAACTTACGCAAAAATCCTGTCCGTTTGATCTTATCTCCTCACGTAAAAAGTTTGGTTAATATTAATCAACGGGCTGATGAAGTATTAGTATCACCGACAATTGGTTTAGTGACAACTAATGGACCTTTAACCCCTGCTTCAGTGGTACAAATATGTAAAGAAAGTATTGCCACTTATGATTGGAAAGGTTGGAAACCCCGTCAACCTTTATGTGAAAGCCATACTTTTGCTAAGATAGCTAATCTTTACTGGCAGGTTTTAACTGAATACCTCGACATCTTTTTTGAAGATTATAAAGACGAAATCGTCAAAGAATGGGTAGAAATTCGTCGTTTATCTGATGATATTGTCGAACATAGTGTTGCTTATGAACCTCATATACCCTGTGGTTCTGCTCCTGATAGTGACTACGACTGGTATGATTACAATGAGCTTGATAAACCCGATATTCCCAGGGTGACAATTAATGGGAAAGTCAAGGCAACTCGACCAATTACTAATTCAGATCAACCCAATGAGACAGATATCCAAAATTTAAAAGAGTTTTGCCGTTATGTTGTCTTTGTTCTCACTTTCTGGCATTCTTGGGTCAATGATGCTCAGGCTAATGAAGGTGGAGAACTTTACTATAGTTCACTCGCTTTACGCAATGGAAGTTTTGGCAGTGAAAACGATCCAAATATTGCACCAAATATTTTAGAATCCACCAATCTAATCTATATGGTCAATGTTTTGACTGCTATTAAATATGGTTATATTCTCAAAAATGAGGATGACGATATTCCTGAAGAACTCAGAACAACTTTGGCAAGTTATAAAGATAAATTTGCTAGTTTGAACTACGATATTGGCAATATTCGAGCCTTGATCAATGTCTAG
- a CDS encoding lipase family protein — MTDVNFDPLATKYSGKNAYLLGKAAQLAYKPKEVVENTLKNDWKMPNCRFIDINETQCFVAGDDEKIIISFRGTEPSKMQDVMSDVNLKFTVHPLGKVHCGFLKAINFAWDDTIKTIQEFQTKGQTIWFTGHSLGAALATLGVAKMIDLNKPVHGLYTFGQPRTGDSNFAKNFDLKYKSCSFRFVHNNDIVTRVAPSAFGYKHMGTFLYIDALNILHFDIRWWNEFKDRVKASIEDLGKPGIDGIKDHDMGLYLKGIEKNIDKKPIA, encoded by the coding sequence ATGACAGATGTAAATTTTGATCCCTTAGCAACTAAATATAGCGGAAAGAATGCCTATCTATTAGGAAAAGCCGCCCAACTTGCTTATAAACCAAAGGAAGTTGTTGAAAATACCTTAAAAAATGATTGGAAAATGCCCAATTGTCGCTTTATCGACATAAATGAAACCCAATGTTTTGTTGCTGGAGATGATGAAAAAATTATTATCTCTTTTCGAGGTACAGAACCCAGCAAAATGCAAGATGTGATGAGTGATGTCAATCTGAAATTCACAGTTCATCCTTTAGGAAAAGTTCATTGTGGATTTTTAAAAGCTATTAATTTTGCTTGGGATGATACAATCAAAACGATTCAAGAGTTTCAAACTAAAGGGCAAACTATTTGGTTTACAGGTCATAGTCTTGGTGCGGCTTTAGCCACATTAGGTGTAGCTAAAATGATTGATCTTAATAAACCTGTTCATGGATTATATACCTTTGGGCAACCTCGCACCGGAGATAGTAACTTTGCCAAAAATTTTGATCTCAAATACAAATCATGCAGTTTCCGATTTGTTCATAACAACGATATTGTTACTCGTGTTGCTCCCAGTGCCTTTGGATATAAACATATGGGAACATTCTTGTATATTGACGCACTCAACATCCTTCACTTTGATATCCGTTGGTGGAATGAATTTAAAGATAGAGTCAAAGCCTCAATCGAAGATTTAGGCAAACCGGGTATTGATGGTATCAAAGATCACGATATGGGTTTGTATCTTAAAGGAATTGAAAAAAATATAGATAAGAAACCCATTGCCTAA